In the Corynebacterium anserum genome, GGGGGAACCACATGAACTCGCGTGCCAATGGGAATACATCGATAAGGCCACTAATAACGTTGCTGAATACAAGGGGCTCATCAACGGTCTGACGCTGGCGCGTGAGGTTGCGGAGCGTAGCGGGTCTACGGGTGGAGAAACCACGGTGGACGTGTTCATGGACTCCAAACTCATCGTGGAGCAGATGACTGGGCGTTGGAAGATTAAACACCCGGATATGAAGCCGCTGGCACAACAGGTCAAACAATTAGAACGCGAATTTTCTGCTGTGACCTACACGTGGGTGCCTCGCGAACGCAATAAACGGGCCGACGCTCTGACAAATCTCGCCATGGATGAGCAGGAATCCGGCGTCACACTCAACCTGAGTGATCAGTATGAGGGTCAGGGCGGTTCGGAAGGTTCAGATGTGGCGTCAAGAAAAGGGGGGACGAATGAGAAAGGCGAGAAGGAACATCAGCACTGCGGTGGTACCTCCGCGTTCAGCGCGCCGGACTGGCACGGCGGTACACGCCCGACCCGCTTTCTGCTAGTACGTCATGGGCAAACTGAGATGAGCGTCGCCAAGCAATTTTCCGGTCTCTCCGATCCACAGCTGACCGAAACGGGGCAGTGGCAGGCGGCTCAGGTGGCTCGCTACCTAGGGGCTCGTGGAGGTATTCAGGCGGTTGTCTCCTCGCCACTAACCCGTACGCAGCAGACGGCACAAGCCATTGCGGATCAGCTTGGGCTTAGCGTCACCACAGATGAAGGACTCATCGAAATGGACTTCGGTACGTGGGAGGGACGCAGCTTTCAGGAAATCCGCGCGGAATACCCTGATGAACACCGTGAGTTTTTTCTCAATGCCACGTCGGCACCGCCGGGCGGTGAATCCCAGGAAGACGTGTATCACCGGATGGAATTTGTGATTAACCGTCTAGTCACAGAGTATGAGGGTGCGAACGTGGTGTTGGTCAGCCACGTTACTCCAATTAAGTCAGTCATCCGCCTGGCTCTACAGGCTAGCGGCGTGGTGTTCCGCACGATGCATTTGGATCTTGCAGGGCTGAGTATCGTTGAGTTCTACCCTGATGACACCTCTGTGGTACGACGCGTAAACGATACCCATTACCTTGAAAATTGAGACCCGGGGTAGAGTGTCTTGTGCTGAGAAGGCCGGGTGGTCGCGGCGCATGAACGAGGAACCGGCTCCATGTGGGGCAAGGCCTGGCGCGGAGGAAAGTCCGGACTCCACAGAGCACGGTGGTTGCTAACGGCAACCCAGGGCGACCTGCGGGATAGTGCCACAGAAAATAACCGCCTCTATTTGGAGGTAAGGGTGAAAAGGTGCGGTAAGAGCGCACCAGCACACCAGGTGACTGGTGTGGCTAGGTAAACCCCACCGGGAGCAAGGTCAAGTGAACGCATGCTGTTGTTTACCAATACGGTAGGTAATGAGACAACGTGCGATCGGGTTCTAGAGTTGCTCGCTCGTTAGTGAACAGGTAGACCGCTTGAGGCGCCCAGCAATGGTGCGTCCAGATGGATGGCCACCTCGCAGCGTGACCTTAGTTCCGCTGTAAGACAAAATCCGGCTCATAGGCCTTCTCAGCTTTGTATGCTTATACGCTCGGAAAGCTGCTGCATCTTCGTGGCACAGCTTTATGGTAGGAAAAGAACCATGAGTGAAAAGTGGTACTACGACACCAAAACCGGACAAGTCACCCAAGGAAAAGAATCCGGTTGGGATTCTCGGATGGGGCCCTACGACACCCAGGAGGAGGCAGCTGCTGCCCTAGAGACGGCTAAGAAGCGTAATGAGCAAGCAGATGCTTATGACGCCGACGGTGACGACTAATCAGCCGACGCTGGCTCACGGTCGCTATTAGACAGCCGAGGATAACGACTCAACAGACTAAACGAAGGGCGCGCGGTTGCACTCGCAAAAACGACGAGTAACTACTACCGATTAGAAGCAATGCTCCGCGGAGGGGAAAGTTCCCTCAGCCACTTCGCGTTTGTATGCGGCAGCAGCATCAGCCATCGTTTGTCCCACCGCACCCCATTGTTTAGCGAATTTTGGTCGGTGCCCATCGGATGGGAAAGCGACCATATCGTGCCAGACCAGTACTTGCCCATCGCAGTCCGGCCCAGCACCGATGCCGATGGTCGGGACGGGGCACATGTCGGTTACTGTTTTCGCGAGATCTGCCGGCACCATTTCCATGACGACTAGGTCTGCACCTGCGGCCACGACCGCCTTCATATCGTCAATGAGCCCTTCGGCCCCCTCACCGCGTCCTTGAACCTTGAATCCTCCCAAATTATTGACTGACTGGGGAGTGAACCCGATGTGTGCACACACCGCTATACCGGCATCCTTAATGGCCTTGATACGGGGAGCGATCCGCACTCCCCCTTCGATTTTCACGCAGTGAGCACCGGATCGGCGGAGAATTTCTGCGGCGCTCATGACAGCCTGCTCGTTAGAGGCCTCATAGGTACCGAAGGGAAGGTCTGTTATGACAAAAGCGTTGCCAGCTCCGCGCACAACAGCAGCGGAAATGACGCACATTTCGTCCATGGAGATGTGTGCGGTGGTCGGATAACCAAAAACTACGTTGGCGGCAGAGTCACCAACGAGCAGCACCTCGATCCCACCCTGGGCGAAAGCCCGAGCGGTGGAATAGTCATAAGCGGTGAGCATGGCGAAGGGTTTTCCGGAACCCTTACGGGCAGAGAGATCGGACAGCCGCACCTGCTTGGTCGGTGCCATGTAGCTCTGGGAGGCACTGTTGTTCTCAGACATAGTGCATATATTGCCATGCGCGCAGGTGGGGAGGAAGTTCACCCTAAAACTGGCCGCTCTGAAAATACTGAAACATACAATGGTCTCCCATTCGGGAGCGCACACGGATACAATTGTTATTCATGAATCGCCAGCAGGAATTTGTGTTGCGCACGCTTGAAGAGCGCGATATTCGCTTCGTCCGACTTTGGTTCACCGATATTCAAGGCTTTCTGAAGTCTGTGTCTGTCGCTCCGGCTGAGCTGGAGGGTGCTTTCGAAGAAGGAATCGGTTTTGATGGCTCCGCGATTGAGGGTTTTTCGCGTGTCGCAGAGTCTGACACTATTGCCAAACCAGACCCGAGCACCTTCCAGATTCTGCCGTTTGAGAGTGAACAGGACGGCAGCCTCTCTGCCCGCATGTTCTGCGATATCACGATGCCCGATGGTGAGCCGTCGTGGGCTGATCCGCGCCAGGTGTTGCGAAAGCAGATGAACATTGCGGCGGAGATGGGTTTTACCTGTTACGTGCACCCTGAGATTGAGTTTTTCTTGGTGAAGAGCACAGAGACCAACGGCGAAACACCGGTGCCCGCAGATACTGGCGGGTACTTTGATCAAGCTGTCACTGATGATGCCCCATTTTTCCGCGCCGATGCCATTAATGCTTTGGAACGCGTGGGAATCTCCGTGGAATTTTCCCACCATGAAGCTGCGCCGGGCCAGCAAGAGATTGATCTCCGTTTTGCCGACGCACTATCGATGGCTGACAACGTGATGGCGTTCCGTTACATCATCAAGCAAGTTGCTCGGCATAATGGTGTACGCGCCACGTTCATGCCTAAACCGTTTAGTGAATACGCTGGTTCGGCCATGCATACGCACATGTCATTATTTGAGGGCGATGACAATGCATTCCATGATCCGGATGACGAACTGCGTTTATCGAAGACGGGCAAGTCTTTCATCGCCGGTATCTTGGAGCATGCTTCTGAGATCTCTGCGGTGACAAACCAGTGGGTGAACTCCTATAAGCGCATTTCCTCGGGTGATGAGGCGCCGCGCTCAGCGGCGTGGGGAGCATCGAATCGTTCAGCAATGGTTCGCGTACCGATGTACACACAGAACAAGCCTGCGTCTCGCCGTGTGGAGATCCGAACTCCGGACTCTGCCGCGAACCCTTATTTGACTTATGCGGTTCTCCTGGCCGCCGGTTTGAAGGGCATTAAGGAAGACTACGAGCTGCCTGCTCCTGCGGAGGGAGATGTTGCTCGCATGACGGCGCGCGAGCGCCGAGCTGCTGGCTTTAGGGATTTGCCAAATGATCTGGACTATGCGTTGAGGGAGATGGAACGCTCTGAATTGGTTGCTGATGCCCTAGGTGAGCATGTCTTTGAGTACTTCCTGCGCAATAAATGGCGTGAGTGGTACGACTATCAAGCTCAGATCACCCCGTGGGAACTGAAGAACAACTTGGAGTTTTAACGTTGGGGAGGGAGCATGTGCGACAAGCCATCATCGTGTGCTCCTTTTCTCTCAACGTGAAACTACCGCGTTTGTCTCATCCCCAAATTTTTCCGTGCCCTGGTTCGCGTAATGCGTGATCTGCCGTGGGCGTTAATTACATATCGATCTTGGAAAAGGTGTCTTTGTCGATGACTCGGCCTCGCTCTTCCCGCTCTCGCATTCCGTCTGCTCGCACATTGGGTTTGACTCGACCTCGTGCCCAAGAGGATCTCGAGATGCTTGGTTGGGTGGGGGAGGAGCACGTGGAGGTGCTTGTTGCCCTCGGCTCCACTGGTGATCCGGATTTGGCGTTGAATAACGTGGTGCGTCTGGTAGAGGCGCTGCGTGCGAAGGAGGCCGATGGGGAATTGGAATCCGTCTCTGTCGAAGGAGAGGTGGGTTCCTTTTCCGACGCCACGGCGGACACCCTGCTAGAAGCCCTTGTTAGTAACACGGCTCTTCGCCGCCGACTATTTGCCTTGTTCGGTGCGTCCGGGATGCTGGGTGATCACATAGTGGCGCACCCTGAGCATTGGGTGCAGCTGGCGTTACCGCTCCCAGATACTGAGGACATGATGAAAGTCATGCTCGACAGCGTGGGCGCCGTTCCGGTGGAGAAGGTTCTTGCATTCGATGAGTTTGCCGAATTCAAAGATGACTCGGAAGAAAAAGCAGTCGAGATTCCACACGAAGGCAATCGGTTGTATCGCGCCCGGCTAACTGGCCCCGAGGCAGATAACGCGATGCGTGTTGCATATCGTACGTTGTTGGCTCGCGTGGCATCTATAGATGTAGAAGGAACGTACGTGGTGCGCGGAGAGGAAGATCCTACGCCGCTGCCATTCGTCACTTTGTCCGAACGTCTGGCAGATTCCGCGGATGCGGCGTTGACTGCGGCATTAGCGGTGGCCTGTTCGACGGTCTACGGCGGCCCCGATGACGACAATGCCAAACCCCCAGCTCGGCTGGCGGTGCTGGCCATGGGTAAGTGCGGCGCCCGCGAGTTAAATTACATCTCTGACGTGGATGTCATTTTTGTGGCGGAGCCTGCGGATTCCCGCGCTATGCGCTGGGCCGGTGAATTTATCAATATTGGTTCCCGCGTGTTTTTCGAAGTGGATGCGGCACTTCGCCCCGAGGGAAAACAGGGCGCGTTGGTGAGAACCCTGGCGTCGCATAAAACCTACTACGACCGTTGGGCGGCAACTTGGGAGTTCCAAGCATTGCTCAAAGCGCGGCCTATGAGCGGTGACCTCGAGTTGGGCCAACAGTACGTGGATGCGCTGGCGCCGAAGGTATGGACGGCCTCTCAACGCGACGACTTTGTCCCTGATGTGCAGAAGATGCGCAAGCGCGTGATCGACAATGTGCCAGAGGATATCCGTTCTCGCGAACTCAAGCTTGGGCCGGGAGGTTTGCGAGATGTAGAATTTGCCGTTCAACTGCTGCAGATGGTGCACGGTCGAGTAGATGAGTCCCTACGCGTGCGCTCAACAGTGCAAGCGCTCAACGCACTGGTCGATGGTGGTTACATTGGGCGTGAAGACTGCAAGGTTCTTGTGCGCTCTTATGAGTACATGCGCTTGCTGGAACATCGCCTGCAGCTCTTTAGGCTTAAACGTACTCACACGTTGCCACCGCAGAGTGATCTAGTGACGCTGACGTGGTTGTCGCGAACCGCTGGAACCAAGCCTGAAGGCATGAACAGTTATGCCGAACAGCTGGAGAAAAATGTCAAGCGCGTGAGTGTGCAGATACACCAGCTACATTCCAAACTCTTCTACCGACCATTGTTGACTTCGGTGGTGACCTTGGATGAGGACACCATCCGTTTGACTCCGGATGCTGCGAAGCGACAATTAGCGGCCTTGGGTTATGAAAATCCTGACCGCGCTTACGATCACCTCACTGCGTTGGCCTCTGGTGGAGCGCGTAAGAACAAGCTTCAGGCGATCATCTTGCCCACTCTATTGGAGTGGCTGGCACCCACTGTGGATCCGGATGCTGGGCTTTTGGCTTATCGCAAGCTTTCCGAGGCTGCGAAGGATAAGCAATGGTTCTTGCGGTTGCTGCGAGATGAAAATGTGGTGGGACAGCGTCTCATGTTCCTACTGGGAACGTCGCCCTATCTGGCTGAATTGCTACTAAACAGTGTGGACACGGTCAAGCTACTTTCCGACGGTGCAAAGGGGCCGAAGCTTACGGAACGTGATCCGGCGGTAGTCACTCATTCCTTAGTTTCCGCCGTGGCGCGTCACCGTGACCCGGACAAGGCCATTGCGATCGCGCGATCGCTGCGCCGGGCTGAACTGGCTCGTGTCGCCGCGGCGGATTTGCTGGGGTTTATGGATGTAGAGGAAGTCTGTCAGTCTCTCTCACTGGTGTGGGATGCCGTGTTGGAGGCTGCCTTGCAAGCGGAAATCCGTGCGTGGGAAGATCAAAATGGGCAGAACGCTCCCGCAAAGATCTCTGTAATTGGGATGGGGCGCCTGGGTGGCGCCGAGCTGGGGTATGGGTCCGATGCAGACGTCATGTTCGTCACCGAGCCGGTTGATATTCCAGATGATGACGATGAGCGCGAGAAAACGGAAAACCGCGCGGTGAAATGGGCAGCGAGCATGTGCGATTCCGTGCGTATGCGTTTAGGTAGGCCTTCGCAAGACCCACCGCTTGATGTGGATATGGATCTACGACCGGAAGGGCGTAACGGTGCTGTAGTGCGCACCATGGAATCCTATGAGCGCTATTACCGCGAGTGGGGCGAGACGTGGGAAAAACAGGCGCTGCTCCGTGCCACGTGGATTGCCGGTGATAAGGATCTAGGCATTCGGTTCTTACGCATGATCGACCAGTTCCGCTACCCAGAGGGTGGAGTGAGCGACAAGACTGTGCAAGAAGTACGGCGCATGAAAGCTCGTGTGGATGCGGAGCGCTTGCCCGCGGGAGCGGACAGGAAAACGCACACGAAACTGGGGCATGGCGCTCTTGCAGATGTGGAATGGACCGTCCAATTGCTCATGATGCAGAACGTCACCATGGCAGAGAACCTGCGCAACACGTCGACGCTGGAGGCGTTGCAAGAACTGGCCAATGCCGAGCTCATCAGCCAGGCCGATGCAGAGATTCTGCGGGAGGCCTGGATCACCGCCACGAATGCCCGCAATGCGATTGTTTTGGTCAACGGAAAGCGCAAGGATCAGCTGCCCACCTTCGGTAAACCTTTGGCACAGGTTGCCGCTGCTGCTGACTGGGACGCTACAGATTCTCAGGGATTCCTCGATGATTATTTGAAGCGGACCCGCCGTGCTCGCCGGGTGGTGGACCGCGTGTTCTGGGGCGAGGACGTCCTGCACGATTTCGGCGGTGTGGATTTCCATCCGTAGAAAATGAGTGGTAGTCCCCTCAAGTTATCAGCAAAGGGTATGCTAACCTTTGCTGTACATGGGTTGTTGACGAGGGGTTCTGGCATCGTACTTTGCCAGCGCTGAGCTGCTTATTCTCATAACCTCACCCTAATTCCACTCCCAGACCGTAAGCCAAGGAGGTGCCAAAACATGAGTGCAGCAGAAAACACTGTGGACCACATTGACGTTGCCTCAATGGTGATCGCCACTGCTCACAACGTGCGTGAAATGCTACAACGATCCTCGGTATGGGGACGCATGAACGACGGCACCTTGCCCTTTGCTGGGCGTGCTTCTTACCTGGAACAACACTGGGAGGGGCTTCGTGTGCTCCTCGCAGCTTTGGATAAGTTCGATGGGGTGGCGGATGTTGTGGAGTTGCGGGAACAACTGCGTCGAACGGTTGAAAAAATGGGTGACGCGCTGGATCGTTCCCATTCCACGGCTCGCTGGCGGGACCATCACGTCACTATGCCGTCGATGCTGCAATTCCGGCGTCAGGTAGCTGACATGGACGAGCGTGGAGATCTCGTGGCTCTCGTTGCACATAGCGTAGTGCGCCTAGCTGCGGTGGGGGCATGCCCTGTTCCCTCTAAAGCAGGGGAGATGTCCATTCCAGCCGTCACTATTGTCCGTGATGAAGAGCAAGAGGAACACTTTGCGGAGGAACTATCCGCGGCGCTGGTGCTGATGATGGCTCACGGCAGTGATGTGGTGCGGGCTTATCAGGGACAAAAACGCGCAAGCAGCTGTGCAGTAACTGCTGCGATGATCCGTAATGCACTGCGTTGAGGGACGACCCCCGAACGACAATAAGGCAACAACAGGGGAGGGCTATGACCCCGGCGCGTCGATAAAAAAGATGCCGAGCAGATGACCGTCATCCGGTGCGATGAAGGTGAGTAGAAACTCACGAAGCTGGTTGTAGTAGTAATCTAATCACCGTGAATGATGCCCTATTGATTTTTGCCGCTTTTCTCGCTGGCTCTGTTTTACAGCGCGTGAGCGGGATGGGGTTGGGTTTGGTCGCTGGCCCAGTGATGAGCCTAGTGCTAGGTCCGGTAGAGGGCATACTTTTTCTCAACGTTCTTGCTACGGTCAATGCGCTGCTTGGAACGTGGACTGTTCGCCGGAGTGTTCCTTGGCGAACGGTAGCTCTCCTCGGATCGGTAATGATCTTAGGAGCGGCGCCCGCCGCGTGGGTGATCCTTAATATTTCTACTGCGGTGCTCAACATTGTCGTGGGGATTCTACTGCTCATCGCGCTATTTATAGTGACTGCAGGTCGAACATGGATCCCGCCCTTTCAGGGGAGGATTCCAGCGATCACAGCCGGAATTTTGGCCGGTTTTATGAATACTGTGGCCGGGGTAGCTGGCCCTGCGTTAACTATCTACGCATTGGGCTCGCGTTGGAAGCATGCAGAGTATGTCGCTGCTCTCCAGCCCTTGTTTGCCATATCTGGCGCACTGGCAGTCATTGTTAAAACGGTAGGGTCACATGTGACGCTTGAGGGTACGCCTCCCGGGGACTGGGCGGCAGGATTTGGCGCTGTAGCCCTGGGTGTTTTCCTAGGAATTAAGCTTGCGCGCATGGTGGATCGCGCTATTGCTCGACGAATCGCCATTGCAGTGGCTTTAGCGGGTGCGAGCTCCGTCATGTTCCGCGGCGTTCTTGCCGTGATTGGATGATGGTGAAGTAGCTAGTGTCACGGCCGGCGATAGGTTCAAGGGGTGGGTAAGACGTCGCACGGTGGCAGTGCGCGGGGTGGGGCAGGTAGTAAATAGTGGTGTCCATTGGTCTGTGCAGAACTGATGTGAGCCAATGTGCGTTCTAGTCAGCTCCGCCCGCCCCGGTCGGCGACTTGCTGCTCCCCGAGGCGTAAGGTGACACAACGTGTCACCAACTCAAGCTCATCCACCCCGAGTCTCGCATGTTGAACGCAGCTCCCAGAATATCGGCCCACAAGCATTGATGGTGTGGCTCGTTGGCGTGCTTTTGTACACCATGGCTGTGACCGGACGTACTTCTTTCGGCGTGGCTTCCGTGGAGGCGATGGATCAGTTTCATATTGACGCCGCCAGACTTGCTGTCTTTGCCACCCTTCAGCTAGGTACGTATTCATTAGCCCAGATTCCGGTTGGGTTGATGGTTGATCGCTTCGGCCCCCGAAAATTGCTGGCTGCTGGTGCTCTGGTGATGGCTCTTGGTCAGATCGTCTTGGCTTTCAGTGCCAACTATTACGTGGCGTTATGCGCTCGGATCCTTGTCGGAGCAGGCGACGCCACTGCTTTCTCCTCCGTGATGCGGATCATACCGGCGTGGATCCCGCTGAAATGGACACCGCTATTGTCCCAGCTCACAGGTGCTATTGGACAATTTGGTCAGTTCCTTTCGGCAGTGCCGTTCATGATGATCCTGCATGCTGAGGGATGGACTGTAGCGTTTCTCTCACTTGGGGCGGTGGGCGCACTATTTGCCATCGTGGCGATGGTAGCCGTGCAAGACACCCCGGATTCGCCCAACCGCGTAGAGAGGAAACAGCTCCGTCAGGCTCAGAAACTGGCGTCGGATAAAGGGGCGGACCAGGCGCCGGATGAGGCACTGGATAAGGTGGCAGGTAAGGCATCGACTAAGGGGACGGATCAAAAGCCAGGCGATCGGCAGTCAACTCTGCCTATACGTGGAATTCTGGTAACGGTGTTGCGCTCAAGCGTGTGCTGGCATGGATTTTTCATTCACTGGGTGGGTTTGGGGACACTTGTGTTGTTCACTATGCTTTGGGGGCTTCCCATCATGACGCTGGGCATGGGGTTGAGCAATGAGTTTGCAGGTTACATGCTGACCGTCGCAACTATTGCGACTGTCCTGGCTGGGCCGGTCGTGGGATATCTTTCCGCGAGGGTAGGCAAGAAACGTTGGGTCGTGACTCTCACGGGATCAACAATTGCGATGATGTTGTGGATATGGCTGTTTATTTCTCCTGATCCTCGCGGCTCAGTGGCAGCGGTCGTGGTGTGTCTAGCCATGGGGGTGTTTGCCCCAGTATCCAATTTGGGGTTTGATTCAGTGCGTGAACAGGTTGATCGCAGCATGGTGGCTACCGGGACAGGGTTGGCCAATATGGGTGGGTGGACGTGCGGGATGATTACAGCGCAAGTGGTCGGCGTGATTCTCAGCGTTTCTGCTCCGCATGGTGATTATGCATGGTCTGATTTCCGCTTAGCGTGGATGGTTGTGGTCCTGTGCTGGATGTTTGGGGTGGTAGGAGTAGTTCTTACGCGTCCACGGAGGTTGCCTCGCGAGGAATCGACAACGGTCGCGATTTTGCCAGCTAGTTAAGGGATTCTCCGTGGATCGCCGGGGTGGGAGAGAGTTTGGTTTTGGGCGTGATGAGGGCTTGATTTTGGGGTGTGGATGTGAGGTTGGGGTATGGGAGAGAGTTGGGGAGTCCTGGGGGTGGATTCTCCCGAAGAAACATTGACGTTTGTTGAACGAAGTACTTCCTATGGGAGGGATGCTCTGGGAGAATGGGAAGTGATTTCTAGGAGGAAACTATGACGTCTCTGGCTACACCCTCGGGGCTTTCTCATGAGAACTATGCCCGTGAAGTGGATGCACTGTTGAACCATCTCACGGGGCTTAACATCATTAAGCCGAGCCAGCCCCGACGTGGATGGACTCATGCGGGCACGGTGCTTGTTGATGCCGTTATGCAGGAGCGCAGTACATTCGATCCCTTACTGCGGCCAAAGGCTGAGAAAGCCGTTGCTCAGAACCCTGCGGCCGGCGATTTCCTCGGCGTGATGGACGTGGTTAACGACCCACAATTTCAACATTCGCTGCCCTTGGGATCGCGTGCCCGCTTCGAGTCGGTGATGGCCATGGCGGCGGTGATGCGGGAGCAAGGGTGTGAGACGGTGGCAGACGTGCGCCGAGTGTTCGACAATGATGACGAACAACTGCGCAGCGCTTTGATGCTTATCGCCCGGGTGGATACAAAGACCGTTGACATGTTGTCTGTGCTGGTCGGTGCGAATAGTGGGGTCGTTGTGGACGGGAGGGTACGCCGAGTTCTTTCCGACGCAGGTATTGATCCCTCCGATTATCAGATGTCCAAAGCAATCGTTCTGGTCGCGGCGCAGGAGCTTAACTGGACACCCGCACAGATGGACGCGACGCTTTGGAACGCCGGAAACCGTACGTGGATTCCGCGGTATGGATAGCCGAGGTGATGTAGAGCCGGTAGCCGACGTAGACGGTCATGGCTACCACTAAAAGGTTGCGGATGACCAAGTAGAGCAGCGGCCACACGCTGCTGCTACGAAGCAGTGCTTCGTATGTAGCTGGGTAAATCAAGGTAGTGAATACTGCGGTAATGATCATTACCAGACGGAGTTTGTGTAGAGGGTGGGAGCTCAGTAGTGAGACAACCGCAACTGCGGGTCCCATCCAGACCACGTATTGCGGGCTGAATACTTTATTGGTCACGATGAGCATGAGAATCAGTAGTAAAGCAAAGAGCGCCGCATTCTCATGGGTCCACCCACCGTAGAGGAAACGCCAAAGAGCGAATAAAACAGCGAATACGACCGTGACCAAAAGCAGGATATCCGCTGCATCAATAGCGAAAGAGACCCCGGGACCTGCAATTTCATAGGATTTCGACGCAGCGTAGCCAGTCACCCACTTGTCGTCGTCGAAAATTCGGGCCGCCATAAACGGGGTGGCCATGACGGACTCTACCTGCAACCCGCGAGTGTCCTGATAGGTGATGGGGGAGAGCAAACGATCGAGACCGACGGTTGTAAGAGTCACCACTGCCAAAGCGACGAGAGAAGAACCGAAGGATAAGAGGCGTACCCATGTGCTGCGAAGAGACCAACGGTCCACAAACGCGGCAGCTATTACACCCGGCCACAGCTTGGATAAGGTAGCGAAGGCAAGTAGAAACCCGGCAACTCTTGGGCGCGTCAACATCCACGCTATGGCCATTGCCACAAGCATGCCGGAAATGATATCGAGGCGGGTCAGCAGGATTGGTCCTGTGGCCGCGCAGAAGATGACCCAAAACCAACCAGCTCGTAGAGGAGACCGGCCTACCGCCTTATGATCGTTACCCCACGCAAGCAGGAACCATAGGAAAATTCCGGAGAGAGCAACGCACATTGCGCTGAACACGGCAATGAACATTGGCTGTCTATCAGCACTGATGAAGTTGACTATGTGCAGTGGCCATACGCCTGCGTGCGGATATTCAGCCAGTGGAGTTGCGCCGGAATTCGTTGCCATCTGTGTGGCTGCGTCGATGTCCGCAGAGCTGAGATCCGGATTCATGCCACGGAAGT is a window encoding:
- a CDS encoding sulfite exporter TauE/SafE family protein, translated to MNDALLIFAAFLAGSVLQRVSGMGLGLVAGPVMSLVLGPVEGILFLNVLATVNALLGTWTVRRSVPWRTVALLGSVMILGAAPAAWVILNISTAVLNIVVGILLLIALFIVTAGRTWIPPFQGRIPAITAGILAGFMNTVAGVAGPALTIYALGSRWKHAEYVAALQPLFAISGALAVIVKTVGSHVTLEGTPPGDWAAGFGAVALGVFLGIKLARMVDRAIARRIAIAVALAGASSVMFRGVLAVIG
- the panB gene encoding 3-methyl-2-oxobutanoate hydroxymethyltransferase: MSENNSASQSYMAPTKQVRLSDLSARKGSGKPFAMLTAYDYSTARAFAQGGIEVLLVGDSAANVVFGYPTTAHISMDEMCVISAAVVRGAGNAFVITDLPFGTYEASNEQAVMSAAEILRRSGAHCVKIEGGVRIAPRIKAIKDAGIAVCAHIGFTPQSVNNLGGFKVQGRGEGAEGLIDDMKAVVAAGADLVVMEMVPADLAKTVTDMCPVPTIGIGAGPDCDGQVLVWHDMVAFPSDGHRPKFAKQWGAVGQTMADAAAAYKREVAEGTFPSAEHCF
- a CDS encoding bifunctional [glutamine synthetase] adenylyltransferase/[glutamine synthetase]-adenylyl-L-tyrosine phosphorylase; this translates as MTRPRSSRSRIPSARTLGLTRPRAQEDLEMLGWVGEEHVEVLVALGSTGDPDLALNNVVRLVEALRAKEADGELESVSVEGEVGSFSDATADTLLEALVSNTALRRRLFALFGASGMLGDHIVAHPEHWVQLALPLPDTEDMMKVMLDSVGAVPVEKVLAFDEFAEFKDDSEEKAVEIPHEGNRLYRARLTGPEADNAMRVAYRTLLARVASIDVEGTYVVRGEEDPTPLPFVTLSERLADSADAALTAALAVACSTVYGGPDDDNAKPPARLAVLAMGKCGARELNYISDVDVIFVAEPADSRAMRWAGEFINIGSRVFFEVDAALRPEGKQGALVRTLASHKTYYDRWAATWEFQALLKARPMSGDLELGQQYVDALAPKVWTASQRDDFVPDVQKMRKRVIDNVPEDIRSRELKLGPGGLRDVEFAVQLLQMVHGRVDESLRVRSTVQALNALVDGGYIGREDCKVLVRSYEYMRLLEHRLQLFRLKRTHTLPPQSDLVTLTWLSRTAGTKPEGMNSYAEQLEKNVKRVSVQIHQLHSKLFYRPLLTSVVTLDEDTIRLTPDAAKRQLAALGYENPDRAYDHLTALASGGARKNKLQAIILPTLLEWLAPTVDPDAGLLAYRKLSEAAKDKQWFLRLLRDENVVGQRLMFLLGTSPYLAELLLNSVDTVKLLSDGAKGPKLTERDPAVVTHSLVSAVARHRDPDKAIAIARSLRRAELARVAAADLLGFMDVEEVCQSLSLVWDAVLEAALQAEIRAWEDQNGQNAPAKISVIGMGRLGGAELGYGSDADVMFVTEPVDIPDDDDEREKTENRAVKWAASMCDSVRMRLGRPSQDPPLDVDMDLRPEGRNGAVVRTMESYERYYREWGETWEKQALLRATWIAGDKDLGIRFLRMIDQFRYPEGGVSDKTVQEVRRMKARVDAERLPAGADRKTHTKLGHGALADVEWTVQLLMMQNVTMAENLRNTSTLEALQELANAELISQADAEILREAWITATNARNAIVLVNGKRKDQLPTFGKPLAQVAAAADWDATDSQGFLDDYLKRTRRARRVVDRVFWGEDVLHDFGGVDFHP
- a CDS encoding SPOR domain-containing protein produces the protein MSEKWYYDTKTGQVTQGKESGWDSRMGPYDTQEEAAAALETAKKRNEQADAYDADGDD
- a CDS encoding bifunctional RNase H/acid phosphatase, yielding MRLRVESDGGSRGNPGIAGSGCSVVDAASAARGEPHELACQWEYIDKATNNVAEYKGLINGLTLAREVAERSGSTGGETTVDVFMDSKLIVEQMTGRWKIKHPDMKPLAQQVKQLEREFSAVTYTWVPRERNKRADALTNLAMDEQESGVTLNLSDQYEGQGGSEGSDVASRKGGTNEKGEKEHQHCGGTSAFSAPDWHGGTRPTRFLLVRHGQTEMSVAKQFSGLSDPQLTETGQWQAAQVARYLGARGGIQAVVSSPLTRTQQTAQAIADQLGLSVTTDEGLIEMDFGTWEGRSFQEIRAEYPDEHREFFLNATSAPPGGESQEDVYHRMEFVINRLVTEYEGANVVLVSHVTPIKSVIRLALQASGVVFRTMHLDLAGLSIVEFYPDDTSVVRRVNDTHYLEN
- the glnA gene encoding type I glutamate--ammonia ligase — its product is MNRQQEFVLRTLEERDIRFVRLWFTDIQGFLKSVSVAPAELEGAFEEGIGFDGSAIEGFSRVAESDTIAKPDPSTFQILPFESEQDGSLSARMFCDITMPDGEPSWADPRQVLRKQMNIAAEMGFTCYVHPEIEFFLVKSTETNGETPVPADTGGYFDQAVTDDAPFFRADAINALERVGISVEFSHHEAAPGQQEIDLRFADALSMADNVMAFRYIIKQVARHNGVRATFMPKPFSEYAGSAMHTHMSLFEGDDNAFHDPDDELRLSKTGKSFIAGILEHASEISAVTNQWVNSYKRISSGDEAPRSAAWGASNRSAMVRVPMYTQNKPASRRVEIRTPDSAANPYLTYAVLLAAGLKGIKEDYELPAPAEGDVARMTARERRAAGFRDLPNDLDYALREMERSELVADALGEHVFEYFLRNKWREWYDYQAQITPWELKNNLEF